Proteins from a genomic interval of Oncorhynchus nerka isolate Pitt River linkage group LG13, Oner_Uvic_2.0, whole genome shotgun sequence:
- the LOC115140148 gene encoding neurofilament heavy polypeptide-like gives MSYPLDHLYGHGSYRRAPQGLSARPAASLSSSGFHSQPWTTSQRRRQAYSQTPSADSLEIFNGDMTRRNEKEILQTLNDRFAGYIDKVRNLELMNSNLEQEAAALRQSQTGRATVGEHYERELGNLRGLVQQLTGEKACALLEQDHLEEDIQHVQTRLEDEARSREELEAKARLMNKYVDESGLARLELDKKLSALQEEAAFLKKNHEEEVAELLAQIQGAQVSFEARDTIKADVTNALREIRAQLDGHATKSATHAEEWFKVRMERLADAAHSNTDAIRGAQDEIAEYRRQLQSRTIELETLRGTKDSLERQCMETEDRHHGDIHSLQETIRQLDGELKSTKWEMASQLREYQELLNVKMALDIEIAAYRKLLEGEETRFIPGPSLYSYSSAHLKLKGEELSDTVILEEQTDETQVTEVTEEAEDEEEEKGEETEKEEEKEEEEEGEKEEEEDETKAEAEEGEGKGVEDKGGEDEEAGEEKEEEKSKSPEKAASSPSKSPQKTLQPKSPAPKSPESKSPLPKSPESKSPLPKSPAKSPAPKSPESKSPQAKSPLPKSPAKSPAPKSPTAVKSPTSTSLPSKSPESKSPTPKSPLPKSPEPKSPIQEKAKPPAEDKLAKQEKKEKEQPQPVKEEKKQEPEPKENEKCESQPKEEKVEEKTDKPDPKESKPDENPKTETPTPAPPAATPAKPAEEKPAPAKESHGPAKREEEKPAKTDDTPQVEVKPAPKESPQKTESTKEKKAEPKEEVKKEDKKEDKKEASKASDSKEAKDTKEVEKAEKAKKSSGTEVKDEKSPGTEVKDEKSSGTEVKDEKSSSTEVKDEKSSSTEVKDEKAKK, from the exons ATGAGCTACCCACTGGACCACCTCTACGGCCACGGCTCCTACCGCAGGGCACCACAGGGCCTCTCTGCCCGGCCTGccgcttccctctcctcctccggcTTCCACTCCCAGCCCTGGACGACCTCTCAGCGCCGCCGCCAGGCCTACAGCCAGACACCCTCCGCCGACAGCTTGGAGATCTTTAACGGCGACATGACTCGGAGGAACGAGAAGGAGATTCTGCAGACACTCAATGACCGTTTCGCCGGCTACATCGACAAGGTGCGGAACCTCGAGCTGATGAACTCGAATCTGGAGCAGGAAGCGGCTGCGCTGCGACAGAGCCAGACCGGGCGCGCTACCGTGGGAGAGCACTATGAGCGCGAGCTGGGGAACCTGAGGGGTCTGGTTCAGCAGCTGACCGGGGAGAAGGCATGCGCACTCTTGGAGCAAGACCACCTGGAAGAGGATATCCAGCATGTGCAGACCAGGCTAGAGGACGAGGCACGCAGCAGGGAGGAGCTGGAAGCCAAGGCACGCCTAATGAACAAGTATGTGGATGAGTCTGGGCTCGCACGGCTAGAGCTGGACAAGAAGCTGAGCGCGCTGCAGGAAGAAGCAGCGTTCCTGAAGAAGAACCACGAGGAGGAGGTGGCGGAGCTGCTAGCACAGATCCAGGGTGCACAGGTGAGCTTCGAGGCTCGAGACACAATCAAGGCGGACGTCACGAACGCCCTGCGGGAGATCCGCGCTCAGCTGGATGGACACGCGACCAAGAGCGCAACGCACGCGGAGGAATGGTTCAAAG TGCGTATGGAGCGGTTGGCAGATGCAGCTCACTCTAACACAGATGCGATCCGTGGTGCCCAGGATGAGATAGCAGAGTACAGACGGCAGCTGCAGAGCCGCACCATCGAACTGGAGACCCTCAGAGGAACCAAGGACTCACTGGAGAGACAATGCATGGAGACTGAGGACAGACACCATGGAGATATCCACTCACTACAG GAGACTATTCGTCAGCTGGACGGTGAACTGAAGAGTACTAAGTGGGAGATGGCCAGCCAGCTGAGAGAATATCAGGAGCTGCTGAACGTCAAGATGGCTCTGGACATAGAGATAGCAGCCTACAG GAAGTTGCTGGAAGGGGAGGAGACTCGGTTCATACCTGGGCCAAGCCTGTACTCCTACTCCTCTGCCCACCTGAAGCTGAAGGGGGAGGAGCTCTCAGACACAGTCATACTGGAGGAACAGACAGATGAGACACAGGTCACTGAGGTGACAGAGGAAGcagaagatgaggaagaggaaaagggagaggagacagaaaaggaagaagagaaggaggaagaggaagagggagaaaaggaggaggaagaggatgagaccAAAGCTGAGGcagaagagggagaaggaaagggagttGAGGATAaggggggagaggatgaggaggcaggtgaggagaaagaggaagagaagtcTAAGTCACCTGAAAAGGCTGCTTCTTCTCCATCCAAATCTCCCCAAAAAACCCTCCAGCCCAAATCACCTGCCCCCAAATCACCTGAATCCAAATCTCCCCTCCCCAAATCACCTGAATCAAAATCTCCCCTCCCGAAATCACCTGCCAAATCTCCCGCCCCCAAATCACCTGAATCCAAATCACCCCAAGCCAAATCTCCCCTCCCCAAATCACCTGCCAAATCTCCCGCCCCCAAATCTCCCACAGCTGTGAAATCACCAACATCTACATCTCTCCCCAGCAAATCCCCAGAGTCTAAGTCTCCCACTCCCAAATCCCCTCTCCCAAAGTCTCCTGAACCCAAGTCCCCCATCCAGGAGAAGGCCAAGCCCCCTGCAGAAGACAAACTGGCCAAgcaggagaagaaagagaaggaacAACCCCAGCCTGTAAAGGAGGAAAAGAAACAAGAGCCAGAACCCAAGGAGAATGAGAAATGTGAGAGCCAGCCTAAAGAGGAGAAGGTTGAGGAGAAGACAGACAAACCAGATCCCAAGGAGAGCAAGCCAGATGAGAATCCCAAGACTGAGACCCCCACACCTGCCCCCCCTGCTGCCACCCCGGCCAAGCCTGCAGAGGAAAAGCCCGCCCCCGCCAAGGAGAGCCACGGCCCTgctaagagagaagaggagaaaccaGCCAAAACAGATGACACACCCCAGGTAGAGGTGAAGCCTGCCCCCAAAGAATCACCACAGAAAACAGAGAGCACAAAGGAGAAGAAAGCAGAGCCCAAAGAGGAGGTGAAGAAGGAGGATAAGAAGGAGGACAAGAAGGAGGCCTCTAAAGCATCTGACAGTAAAGAGGCAAAGGATacgaaggaggtagagaaggcaGAGAAGGCCAAGAAATCTTCTGGCACTGAAGTCAAAGATGAGAAATCTCCTGGCACTGAAGTCAAAGACGAGAAATCTTCTGGCACTGAAGTCAAAGACGAGAAATCTTCTAGCACTGAAGTCAAAGACGAGAAATCTTCTAGCACTGAGGTCAAAGACGAGAAAGCCAAGAAGTGA